In Mycolicibacterium alvei, a single window of DNA contains:
- a CDS encoding mycofactocin-coupled SDR family oxidoreductase, whose protein sequence is MIDLPLAGRVAYVTGAARGQGRSHCVRLARAGADIIALDACAPVAEHNGYAAATSEDLAETVALVEGEGRKILAREVDVRDADGQRRLVADAVEQFGRLDIVVANAGVLNWGRLWEIPAQQWQDILDINLTGVFNTVQAVVPPMIEAGNGGSIIAVSSAAGIKAVPGCGHYCASKFGVVGLTNALAVELGEFGIRVNSIHPYGTDTPMGNDLSMYQMFADHPTYIHSFSPGALPTDSLAPPDNISDIVVWLAGDASSLVTAAQIPADKGYLKI, encoded by the coding sequence ATGATTGATCTCCCATTGGCCGGGCGGGTCGCCTATGTCACCGGCGCCGCGCGTGGGCAGGGCCGCTCGCACTGCGTGCGGCTGGCCCGCGCCGGAGCCGACATCATCGCGCTCGACGCCTGCGCGCCGGTTGCCGAGCACAACGGATATGCCGCTGCCACCTCGGAGGATCTCGCCGAGACCGTGGCACTGGTCGAGGGCGAGGGACGCAAGATCCTGGCCCGCGAGGTCGACGTGCGCGATGCCGACGGCCAACGCCGACTGGTGGCTGATGCGGTCGAACAATTCGGCCGTCTCGACATCGTGGTCGCCAATGCCGGTGTGCTCAACTGGGGCCGGTTGTGGGAGATTCCGGCGCAGCAGTGGCAGGACATCCTCGACATCAACCTCACCGGGGTGTTCAACACCGTGCAGGCGGTGGTGCCACCGATGATCGAGGCAGGCAACGGCGGGTCCATCATCGCGGTGAGCTCGGCCGCCGGGATCAAGGCAGTGCCGGGGTGCGGTCACTACTGTGCCAGCAAGTTCGGCGTGGTGGGTCTCACCAATGCGCTGGCAGTCGAGTTGGGCGAGTTCGGGATCCGGGTGAACTCGATTCACCCGTACGGCACCGACACCCCGATGGGCAACGACCTGTCGATGTACCAGATGTTCGCCGACCATCCGACATACATCCACAGCTTCTCCCCCGGTGCCCTGCCGACTGACTCGCTGGCCCCGCCCGACAACATCTCCGACATCGTGGTCTGGCTGGCCGGCGATGCGTCGTCATTGGTCACCGCCGCCCAGATCCCGGCAGACAAGGGGTATCTGAAGATCTGA
- the ypfJ gene encoding KPN_02809 family neutral zinc metallopeptidase codes for MTFNEGMQIDTSTTSSSGGGRGPGRGIAVGGGLGGLLIVVLALFLGVDPGTVLPQQQQQQIDTSGVGGEGFDLSQCKTGADANDKVECRVVATGNSVDGVWQQLLKGYTRPQVQLFKGQVQTGCGPATSDVGPFYCPVDKTAYFDTDFFQVLVDRFGSSGGPLAQEYVVAHEFGHHVQNLLGVLGRAQRDPEGATGGGVRTELQADCFAGVWAHYASITRQEGTDVPYLEPLSDKDIADALSAASSVGDDRIQKQATGRVNPEAWTHGSSEQRQKWFTLGYKTGDPNKCDTFATNTLG; via the coding sequence ATGACCTTCAACGAGGGTATGCAGATCGATACGAGCACCACGTCCAGTTCCGGTGGTGGCCGCGGCCCCGGCCGTGGCATCGCGGTCGGCGGAGGTCTCGGCGGTCTGTTGATCGTTGTGCTCGCGTTGTTTCTGGGCGTCGACCCCGGCACGGTCCTGCCGCAGCAGCAACAGCAGCAAATCGACACCAGCGGCGTCGGGGGTGAGGGTTTCGACCTGAGCCAGTGCAAGACCGGCGCCGACGCCAACGACAAGGTCGAGTGCCGCGTGGTCGCCACCGGCAACTCGGTCGACGGTGTGTGGCAGCAGCTACTCAAGGGATACACCCGTCCCCAGGTTCAGTTGTTCAAGGGACAGGTCCAGACCGGGTGCGGTCCGGCCACCAGCGACGTCGGGCCGTTCTACTGCCCGGTGGACAAGACGGCGTACTTCGACACCGACTTCTTCCAGGTGCTCGTCGACCGGTTCGGCTCCAGCGGAGGCCCCCTCGCACAGGAGTACGTCGTCGCCCACGAGTTCGGCCACCACGTGCAGAACCTGCTCGGCGTTCTCGGCCGGGCCCAGCGCGACCCCGAAGGTGCCACCGGCGGCGGAGTCCGCACCGAACTGCAGGCCGACTGCTTCGCCGGTGTCTGGGCGCATTACGCATCGATCACCCGACAGGAGGGCACTGACGTGCCGTACCTGGAACCGCTGAGCGACAAGGACATCGCCGACGCCTTGTCGGCGGCATCCTCGGTCGGCGACGACCGCATCCAGAAGCAGGCCACCGGCCGGGTCAACCCCGAGGCCTGGACCCACGGTTCCTCTGAGCAGCGGCAGAAGTGGTTCACGCTCGGTTACAAGACCGGTGATCCGAACAAGTGCGACACCTTCGCCACGAATACCCTTGGCTAG
- a CDS encoding flavin-containing monooxygenase, producing the protein MTEPDYEVAIIGAGPGGIATAHLLHQKGIHDFVIIERGSDFGGTWRDNHYPGLAVDIPTLWYQLSFAPNPNWSRFFAPGPEIHRYLQDTAAGLGLYDHLRPNSEVIRQQWDDEHGLWRLQIRDGAPVTARFVVSSVGGYVNAKNTVDIDGVEDFTGTVLRPNAWDDSYDTNGKHIAVIGTGSSGVQITAALSAEAANLDVYQRTPAWVLPKVDFDISPWMRRLFRLPGVVPVVNAAGRLAMDIFMVAPIVHVFSRLPDKWLRRLMPLYDGWSRLLYRLLLRAVVDDAATRRKLVPRYGILAKRPVISSAFLPALNNPNTHLITTPIERITATGIRTTDGVDHPADLLVLATGYELWIDPETYRPDTVLGPCGFDLAQYYRAHGLQSYAGTAHPRLPNRWEIVGPLGFVGFAWLDYVETVAAHAVRIIDETRHRGAQVATVSQDAFNVWNARMRRDGRVAHLYYTAASGLNSYFVNSQYETPYYRPQTITGSRQFARHSPLSDYQFTNVHVTALPKEQPA; encoded by the coding sequence ATGACCGAGCCAGATTACGAGGTGGCGATCATCGGCGCCGGGCCCGGCGGCATCGCAACGGCACACCTGTTGCACCAGAAAGGTATTCACGACTTCGTCATCATCGAACGCGGCAGTGACTTCGGCGGCACCTGGCGCGACAATCACTACCCCGGCCTGGCCGTCGACATCCCCACCCTGTGGTACCAGCTGTCGTTTGCCCCCAACCCGAACTGGAGCAGGTTCTTCGCGCCCGGCCCGGAGATCCACCGATACCTGCAGGACACGGCCGCCGGCCTCGGACTCTACGATCACCTGCGTCCCAACTCCGAGGTGATCCGCCAGCAGTGGGACGACGAACACGGCCTGTGGCGACTGCAGATCCGCGACGGCGCACCGGTGACGGCACGTTTCGTGGTCAGTTCGGTGGGCGGATACGTCAACGCCAAGAACACCGTCGACATCGACGGCGTCGAAGACTTCACCGGAACGGTCCTGCGCCCCAACGCCTGGGACGACAGCTACGACACCAACGGAAAGCACATCGCGGTGATCGGCACCGGATCCTCCGGCGTGCAGATCACCGCCGCACTGTCTGCGGAAGCAGCCAATCTCGATGTCTACCAACGCACCCCGGCGTGGGTGCTACCGAAGGTCGACTTCGACATCTCACCGTGGATGCGCCGGCTGTTCCGGCTGCCCGGGGTTGTCCCGGTCGTCAACGCCGCCGGCCGGCTGGCCATGGACATTTTCATGGTGGCGCCCATCGTCCACGTCTTCTCCCGGCTGCCGGACAAATGGCTGCGCCGCCTCATGCCGCTCTACGACGGCTGGTCCCGGCTGCTGTACCGGCTGCTGCTGCGCGCGGTTGTCGACGATGCCGCGACCCGGCGAAAGCTGGTGCCGCGTTACGGCATCCTCGCCAAACGGCCGGTAATCTCCAGCGCGTTCCTGCCGGCGCTGAACAATCCCAACACCCATTTGATCACCACGCCGATCGAACGGATCACCGCAACCGGGATCCGCACCACCGACGGCGTCGATCATCCGGCCGACCTGCTGGTGCTGGCCACTGGCTACGAACTGTGGATCGACCCCGAGACTTACCGCCCGGATACCGTCCTGGGCCCATGCGGTTTCGACCTCGCTCAGTACTACCGTGCGCACGGTCTGCAGAGCTACGCGGGCACGGCCCATCCGCGCCTGCCCAACCGCTGGGAGATCGTCGGCCCGCTCGGCTTCGTGGGATTCGCCTGGCTGGACTATGTCGAGACCGTGGCCGCACACGCCGTGCGGATCATCGATGAGACCCGCCACCGCGGCGCGCAGGTCGCCACCGTCAGTCAGGACGCGTTCAACGTGTGGAATGCCCGGATGCGTCGGGATGGCCGTGTCGCCCACCTCTATTACACCGCGGCGTCGGGCCTGAACTCCTATTTCGTCAACTCCCAGTACGAGACCCCGTACTACCGGCCGCAGACGATCACCGGATCCCGTCAGTTCGCCCGCCACTCCCCGCTGTCCGACTATCAGTTCACCAATGTCCACGTCACCGCACTACCCAAGGAGCAACCCGCATGA
- a CDS encoding carboxylesterase/lipase family protein: MSVVAEHSTIAHTSLGRLRGAREGGVSVWRGVEYAQQPIGALRFLAPRPVLPWTGVRDAVEHGPLPPQGRSFVGGGRDDPKVRDEACLTVTVWSPDTGGTLPVMVWIPGGAFVYGAGQLQLYNGSRLAANGNVVVVNVTYRLGVFGGFELGDLGEGFDDNLCLRDQIAALEWVRDNIAAFGGDPGQVTVFGESAGATSVLALLASPAAEGLFARAIAQSPALPLIADREDRARQSRRFMQLLGVGVEQLKGLPQRQLRRAAGQLQLESAQQTPTLAYGLTHGVDLLPLHPTEAARAGAVSAVPLIIGTNSHEASMFAWGKPPMLPTTSDGVEDYLRRHGLHARDRVLAAYPGFPRRRARIAFGSDVMFGAPTWAFADAYSAHAPTHAYRFDHTTWTLKVLGLGATHGSEIVHIQHSYASYLGRKLHPLGRRVQPSVGRRMQRTWLDFARAEVADWPCYDVDQRLTRVIRSTRDETVSDPDAVRRTVWEALG, encoded by the coding sequence GTGTCCGTCGTTGCGGAACATTCGACCATCGCCCACACCTCACTGGGGCGGCTACGCGGTGCCCGCGAAGGCGGGGTCAGCGTGTGGCGAGGTGTGGAGTACGCGCAGCAGCCCATCGGCGCGCTGCGCTTCCTGGCGCCGCGGCCTGTGCTGCCCTGGACCGGGGTGCGCGACGCGGTCGAGCACGGTCCGTTGCCACCACAAGGCCGTTCATTCGTCGGGGGAGGCCGCGATGACCCCAAGGTGCGGGACGAGGCGTGCCTGACCGTCACCGTCTGGTCTCCCGATACCGGTGGGACGTTGCCGGTGATGGTGTGGATCCCTGGCGGCGCCTTCGTCTACGGTGCCGGCCAGTTGCAGCTCTACAACGGTTCCCGGCTGGCCGCCAACGGCAACGTGGTGGTCGTCAACGTCACCTACCGACTGGGCGTGTTCGGCGGTTTCGAACTCGGTGACCTCGGTGAGGGATTCGACGACAACCTGTGCCTGCGGGACCAGATCGCCGCCCTGGAGTGGGTGCGCGACAATATCGCCGCATTCGGCGGTGATCCCGGACAGGTGACGGTCTTCGGTGAATCGGCCGGTGCCACATCGGTGTTGGCTCTGCTCGCCAGCCCGGCCGCCGAGGGGTTGTTCGCCCGGGCGATCGCGCAGAGTCCGGCGTTGCCGTTGATTGCCGACCGGGAAGACCGGGCCCGTCAGTCGCGCCGCTTCATGCAACTGCTCGGGGTGGGGGTCGAGCAGCTCAAGGGGCTGCCACAGCGGCAGCTGCGCCGGGCCGCGGGTCAACTGCAACTCGAGAGTGCCCAGCAGACACCGACGTTGGCCTACGGGCTGACCCACGGTGTCGACCTGCTGCCGTTGCATCCGACCGAGGCGGCGCGCGCGGGTGCGGTGTCCGCGGTGCCGTTGATCATCGGCACCAACAGTCACGAGGCGTCGATGTTCGCCTGGGGGAAACCGCCGATGCTGCCGACCACATCGGACGGCGTCGAAGACTATCTGCGACGCCACGGCCTGCACGCCAGGGACCGGGTGCTCGCCGCCTATCCCGGTTTCCCGCGTCGCCGAGCGCGCATCGCATTCGGCTCGGACGTCATGTTCGGCGCACCGACGTGGGCCTTCGCCGATGCCTACAGCGCGCATGCGCCGACACATGCGTACCGGTTCGACCACACCACCTGGACGCTCAAGGTGCTGGGCCTGGGCGCCACCCACGGCAGCGAGATCGTGCACATCCAGCACAGCTATGCCTCGTATCTGGGGCGCAAGCTGCACCCGCTGGGCCGCCGGGTGCAACCGTCGGTGGGACGGCGGATGCAACGCACCTGGCTCGATTTCGCCCGGGCCGAGGTCGCCGACTGGCCCTGCTACGACGTGGACCAGCGGTTGACCCGGGTCATCCGGTCCACGCGTGATGAGACCGTCTCCGATCCCGATGCGGTCCGGCGCACGGTGTGGGAGGCGCTGGGTTAG
- a CDS encoding LLM class flavin-dependent oxidoreductase: MSEWFLFLPQVRLGVDGIVERARVAEASGFDGIAFIDHLEAPGATHQSLWEAMTVATWVAARTERLRIGHLVLCDAFRHPAVLAKQAVTLSEASGGRFELGLGSGSWPQEFERFGIESGDAAARVRRLGENLELLHQFWGEHERGQVPRPSHPIPLVLGGTGKRMMDLVRAHADWWNIPSHQLDRLPALLPTVGTARVSLQQMVGFVGRDADRTAVTERSARLFGHLGDGLVCGDAAELTAHFAGLSAQGVERFYVWFADFAAPQTISEFAETVINA; this comes from the coding sequence ATGAGTGAATGGTTCCTGTTCCTGCCTCAGGTACGCCTCGGCGTCGACGGCATCGTTGAACGTGCACGGGTGGCCGAGGCCAGTGGGTTCGACGGCATCGCCTTCATCGACCATCTGGAGGCCCCGGGTGCGACCCACCAAAGCCTCTGGGAGGCAATGACTGTCGCCACCTGGGTGGCAGCCCGCACCGAACGCCTGCGGATCGGCCATCTGGTGTTGTGTGACGCGTTCCGGCATCCGGCGGTGCTCGCCAAACAAGCTGTCACGCTGTCGGAGGCCAGCGGCGGCCGCTTCGAACTCGGTCTCGGATCCGGTTCGTGGCCACAGGAGTTCGAGCGGTTCGGCATCGAGAGTGGCGACGCGGCAGCGCGGGTGCGCAGGCTGGGGGAGAACCTGGAGCTGCTGCACCAGTTCTGGGGTGAGCATGAGCGCGGGCAGGTGCCGCGTCCATCCCATCCGATTCCGTTGGTACTGGGCGGAACCGGCAAGCGCATGATGGACCTGGTGCGTGCCCACGCCGACTGGTGGAACATCCCGTCGCATCAGCTGGACCGGCTGCCCGCCCTGCTCCCGACGGTCGGCACGGCACGGGTCTCCCTGCAACAGATGGTCGGATTCGTGGGTCGCGATGCCGACCGGACCGCGGTGACCGAGCGCAGCGCCCGGCTGTTCGGCCACCTCGGTGACGGTTTGGTATGCGGCGACGCCGCCGAACTCACCGCCCACTTCGCCGGCCTGTCCGCACAGGGGGTTGAACGTTTCTACGTGTGGTTCGCCGATTTCGCCGCACCCCAGACCATTTCAGAATTCGCCGAGACAGTAATCAACGCGTGA
- a CDS encoding TetR/AcrR family transcriptional regulator yields MRDTDRAVSPALLAATAATLRLLGPRQFSLTAVAEHAEVSRGTVHNALGSRDNAIRIGLDHLAGAFIETVAGEVGRHDTLTDQVAAAAVVICAHRQQSDSVAPRGINESILVLLLRNTGDDLMGRSIDLWKPFVRAAQGRGEVGPGIAPARASEWIVRLLLSFELLPPIGVNLDSPRAVKRFVSDHIVVGLTGR; encoded by the coding sequence ATGCGCGATACGGACCGAGCGGTGTCACCCGCGCTGCTCGCCGCCACCGCCGCGACGCTCAGGCTTTTGGGCCCAAGGCAATTCAGTCTCACCGCGGTTGCCGAACACGCGGAAGTATCCCGCGGTACCGTCCACAACGCGCTGGGCAGCCGGGACAATGCCATCAGAATCGGGCTCGACCACCTGGCGGGCGCATTCATCGAGACCGTCGCGGGCGAGGTCGGCCGCCACGACACCCTGACCGATCAGGTCGCCGCGGCCGCGGTCGTCATCTGCGCGCACCGCCAGCAGTCGGACTCCGTGGCACCACGCGGCATCAACGAGAGCATCCTGGTGCTACTGCTTCGCAATACCGGCGACGATCTGATGGGGCGCTCGATCGACCTGTGGAAGCCGTTCGTCCGCGCAGCCCAGGGACGCGGCGAGGTCGGGCCCGGGATTGCACCGGCACGGGCGAGCGAATGGATCGTGCGCCTGTTGCTGAGCTTCGAGCTCCTCCCACCGATCGGAGTGAACCTCGACAGTCCGCGTGCGGTGAAACGATTCGTGTCCGACCACATCGTCGTCGGCCTGACCGGAAGGTAG
- a CDS encoding SRPBCC family protein has protein sequence MARTYPCERVELDFIDRAPFRFVSTVDLAITPEQLFEVLADATSWPHWATVITNVEWTSPEPRGVGTTRTVTMRGHITGDEEFLAWEPFTHMAFRFNTSTSNAISAFAEDYRVVETPEGCHLTWVMAMKPSGLAGRLGMTVGQPVMAWMFQRFLHNLRRYTNERFGT, from the coding sequence ATGGCCCGCACCTACCCGTGTGAACGCGTCGAGTTGGACTTCATCGACCGTGCCCCGTTCCGCTTCGTCAGCACCGTCGACCTGGCGATCACTCCGGAGCAGCTGTTCGAGGTGCTCGCCGACGCGACCTCCTGGCCACACTGGGCGACGGTCATCACCAATGTGGAATGGACCAGCCCCGAACCCCGCGGCGTGGGCACCACCCGTACCGTCACGATGCGCGGGCACATCACCGGCGATGAGGAGTTCCTCGCCTGGGAACCCTTCACCCACATGGCTTTTCGATTCAACACCAGCACCTCGAACGCGATATCGGCCTTCGCCGAGGACTACCGCGTGGTGGAGACCCCCGAGGGTTGCCACCTGACCTGGGTTATGGCCATGAAGCCCAGCGGGCTGGCCGGCCGGCTCGGGATGACCGTGGGCCAGCCGGTGATGGCGTGGATGTTCCAGCGGTTCCTGCACAACCTGCGCCGCTATACCAACGAGCGGTTCGGCACGTAG
- a CDS encoding acyl-CoA thioesterase gives MTAEAEAPKEAEPTQWTLQMLLDLFDAEPAGENRFTIPTGIAGVDERQVVEGTQIVGAAIVAAAKRFPDKSVRSATAVFARAVMVGPPVQLDIDVISEGRSTATAVIAASQNGKRCITITVFTDVPSGDVIRHHLPRPEVAGPADSHVSHMPMIGRELRLVDVVDVNSPDEVGPPELYAWLHYDPVPARDDLAKALIAYFTGHLGISTTMRAHEGIGTAQAHLTVSTAPMTVTVSFHEPVQWNGWLLYSHESTQVGSGMSYVRGAVHTEAGELIASFSQDALIRPLRTTDTSISAHSRL, from the coding sequence ATGACCGCAGAAGCCGAGGCACCGAAAGAGGCAGAACCGACGCAGTGGACACTGCAGATGCTGCTCGACCTGTTCGATGCAGAACCCGCGGGGGAGAACCGCTTCACGATCCCGACCGGTATCGCCGGGGTTGACGAGCGCCAGGTGGTGGAGGGGACCCAGATCGTCGGTGCGGCCATCGTCGCGGCGGCAAAGCGCTTCCCGGACAAGTCGGTTCGCTCGGCGACCGCGGTATTCGCCCGGGCAGTCATGGTGGGTCCGCCGGTGCAGCTCGACATCGACGTGATCAGCGAGGGCCGCTCAACGGCCACCGCGGTGATCGCCGCCTCGCAGAACGGCAAGCGCTGCATCACCATCACGGTGTTCACCGATGTGCCGTCCGGTGACGTGATCCGTCATCACCTGCCGCGGCCCGAGGTCGCCGGCCCGGCTGACTCCCACGTTTCGCACATGCCGATGATCGGTCGGGAGCTGCGTCTGGTGGACGTCGTCGACGTCAACAGCCCCGACGAGGTCGGCCCGCCGGAGCTCTACGCCTGGCTGCACTACGACCCCGTCCCGGCTCGTGACGATCTGGCCAAGGCGCTGATCGCGTATTTCACCGGACACCTGGGTATTTCGACCACCATGCGGGCACACGAGGGGATCGGAACCGCACAAGCCCACCTCACCGTCTCGACCGCGCCGATGACCGTCACGGTGAGCTTCCACGAGCCGGTGCAGTGGAACGGCTGGCTGCTCTACAGCCACGAGAGCACGCAGGTCGGCTCGGGCATGTCGTACGTGCGCGGTGCGGTACACACCGAAGCGGGCGAACTCATCGCGTCGTTCAGCCAGGACGCGCTGATCCGTCCGCTGCGCACCACCGACACCAGCATTTCCGCGCACTCGCGGCTGTGA
- a CDS encoding DUF885 domain-containing protein encodes MARAATAVDAVAERYLDTYARLDPCAATELGITGHDDDVTDYSPHGVAARAEAARATLRELDGLEPVDEVDVVTVAALRERLGAAVDVHDAGLDLGEINVIASPLQTMRDVFDLMPTDTEDDWALIAARLAKVPERAAGYADALRAAVGSSHGPALRQVTRGVTQARQIAQLFAEMATGALPGNRRLQAQLQQRTHAAADAYRQLGDVLRADIAPTARQSDACGRDTYRLMSRLFLGTAVDLDEAYEWGLELLDTVVAEQESIAQQLYPGATVAETLRRLDDEPRYVITGTDALQAWMQDLSDRAVDALAGTEFDIDGPLRTLECRIAPTQTGGIYYTGPSEDWSRPGRMWWSVPPGVDRFHTWQETTTVFHEGVPGHHLQIGRAVALSDRLNRWRRLGCWVSGHGEGWALYAERLMAELGWLDDAGDRMGMLDAQRFRAARVVIDIGVHCGLTAPDGDVWDAERAWNFLTSHSAMAEENLRFELDRYLGWPGQAPSYAIGQRIWHELRDEALLHGSTLREFHSRALDLGGLPLDVLRSALSVD; translated from the coding sequence TTGGCTAGGGCCGCCACTGCCGTCGACGCGGTAGCCGAGCGCTACCTCGATACCTATGCCCGGCTGGATCCGTGCGCGGCAACAGAATTAGGCATCACCGGCCACGACGATGACGTGACCGACTACTCCCCTCATGGAGTCGCCGCCCGCGCCGAAGCTGCCCGCGCGACCTTGCGGGAACTCGACGGGCTCGAGCCCGTCGACGAGGTCGACGTGGTCACCGTGGCCGCGCTGCGCGAACGCCTCGGCGCAGCCGTCGACGTGCACGATGCCGGCCTGGATCTGGGCGAGATCAACGTCATCGCCTCGCCACTGCAAACCATGCGCGACGTATTCGACCTGATGCCCACCGACACCGAGGACGACTGGGCACTGATCGCCGCGAGATTGGCGAAGGTGCCCGAACGTGCCGCGGGCTACGCCGATGCGCTGCGTGCAGCGGTCGGCAGCAGTCACGGCCCGGCCCTGCGCCAGGTCACCCGCGGTGTCACCCAGGCCCGGCAGATCGCCCAGTTGTTCGCCGAGATGGCTACCGGCGCGCTACCGGGGAACCGGCGACTCCAGGCGCAGTTACAGCAACGCACCCACGCTGCGGCCGATGCCTACCGGCAGTTGGGCGACGTGTTGCGTGCGGACATCGCCCCGACCGCCCGCCAGTCCGACGCCTGTGGCCGCGACACCTACCGGCTGATGTCACGGTTGTTCCTGGGTACCGCTGTCGACCTCGACGAGGCCTACGAGTGGGGCTTGGAACTCCTCGATACCGTTGTGGCCGAACAGGAATCGATCGCCCAACAGCTCTATCCCGGCGCCACCGTAGCCGAGACGCTGCGCCGGTTGGACGACGAACCGCGGTACGTCATCACCGGCACCGATGCGTTGCAGGCGTGGATGCAGGATCTTTCCGATCGTGCGGTCGACGCGCTGGCCGGCACCGAATTCGACATCGACGGGCCGCTTCGCACATTGGAGTGCCGCATTGCGCCGACCCAGACCGGCGGCATCTATTACACCGGGCCGTCCGAGGACTGGTCGCGCCCGGGACGCATGTGGTGGTCGGTTCCGCCGGGCGTCGACCGGTTCCACACCTGGCAGGAAACCACCACGGTGTTCCACGAAGGTGTCCCCGGCCACCATCTGCAGATCGGCCGCGCGGTGGCCCTGTCCGACCGGCTCAACCGGTGGCGCCGGCTGGGCTGCTGGGTATCGGGCCACGGCGAGGGCTGGGCCTTGTACGCCGAGCGGTTGATGGCCGAGCTGGGCTGGCTGGACGATGCCGGCGACCGCATGGGAATGCTTGATGCACAACGGTTCCGCGCAGCCCGCGTGGTGATCGACATCGGCGTGCACTGCGGCCTGACCGCACCCGACGGGGATGTCTGGGATGCCGAGCGGGCATGGAACTTCCTGACCTCGCATTCGGCCATGGCCGAGGAGAACCTGCGCTTCGAGTTGGATCGCTATCTGGGCTGGCCGGGCCAGGCGCCGTCGTATGCCATCGGCCAACGGATCTGGCACGAACTCCGCGACGAGGCCCTGCTGCATGGCTCGACACTGCGGGAGTTCCACAGCCGTGCACTCGATCTGGGCGGGCTGCCACTCGATGTGCTCAGATCGGCATTGTCAGTCGACTGA
- a CDS encoding oxidoreductase, with protein MDERLREDEAASASPIAVIGPGAIGSTIAALLYAAGRPVLLCGRTPRDGIEVRPDEGQPIRVPGPVHTDPATVAGPLDVVFLAVKDTQNARAAPWLERLCDENTVVCALQNGVEQAERVSGIGRHTDEAHVVPAAVWISSETQPEGWVRLRSEARLVLPDNPAAASVADAVRGTAIGVELDPDFRTAAWRKLLVNAVVGFMVLADRRAGMFRRDDVAALARRYLTECLAVARADGAALGDEVADEITTMLAAAPEDMTTSMLTDHQAGRPLEWDIRNGVIARKAAAHGLSTPISDVVVPLLAAAGDGPD; from the coding sequence ATGGATGAGCGCTTGCGCGAAGACGAGGCGGCATCGGCCTCCCCCATCGCCGTCATCGGTCCGGGCGCCATCGGATCCACCATCGCGGCACTGTTGTATGCCGCCGGACGGCCGGTCCTGCTGTGTGGACGCACCCCGCGCGACGGCATCGAGGTCCGGCCCGACGAGGGGCAGCCCATCCGGGTGCCCGGCCCGGTGCACACCGATCCGGCTACCGTCGCCGGACCGCTCGACGTGGTGTTTCTCGCAGTCAAGGACACCCAGAACGCCCGGGCGGCGCCGTGGCTGGAGCGGCTCTGTGACGAGAACACCGTGGTGTGCGCGCTGCAGAACGGCGTGGAACAGGCCGAGCGGGTGAGCGGGATCGGCCGCCACACCGACGAGGCCCACGTCGTGCCCGCGGCGGTGTGGATCTCCTCGGAGACGCAGCCCGAGGGCTGGGTGCGGTTGCGCAGCGAGGCCCGACTGGTGCTGCCCGACAACCCAGCGGCGGCGAGCGTGGCCGATGCCGTGCGCGGCACCGCGATCGGCGTCGAACTCGATCCCGATTTCCGCACCGCGGCCTGGCGCAAACTGCTGGTCAACGCCGTGGTCGGGTTCATGGTGCTGGCCGACCGGCGCGCGGGGATGTTCCGCCGTGACGACGTGGCCGCGCTGGCGCGGCGCTATCTGACCGAATGCCTGGCCGTGGCCCGGGCCGATGGAGCCGCGCTGGGCGATGAGGTGGCCGACGAGATCACCACGATGCTGGCGGCCGCACCGGAAGATATGACCACCTCGATGCTGACCGATCATCAGGCCGGCCGGCCACTGGAGTGGGACATCCGCAACGGGGTCATTGCCCGCAAGGCCGCCGCGCACGGCCTGTCCACCCCGATCAGCGACGTGGTCGTCCCGCTGTTGGCGGCGGCCGGCGACGGGCCGGACTGA